One genomic region from Cellulomonas fengjieae encodes:
- a CDS encoding FAD-dependent oxidoreductase, with the protein MSKRIEQSFDVVVAGGGLAGVCAAIAAARGGAKTCLVHERPVLGGVASSEMRVTVHGAAHNHAFARETGIISEMLSEERRRNHEDINENGWTNSVFDQVLYDWCQREPNLTLHLNTTVLAVRMEGGGQAEVEPHTERGYYLREACAPSRRIEALVARTLSAEVELVLEAPLFVDCTGDAVVADRAGCEWRMGSESRDEHDEPHASVTASTATMGSSIHIRAKDVGRDAPFTAPPWAVRHDDASYFYDQGRVPSDPRGGYWWIEIGVPWHTIFDNETIRHELTRHALGVWDWMKNRDPLTMERCRTYALDFVGQVPGKRESRRVRGRHWIVESDLQERRSFPDAVAHGGWGVDLHTPGGLLAATSEPAAAENYREDSRYAGKTYLKPYGIPLRALMARDVDNLFLAGRCISTTRAALGSVRVMGTTAVMGQAVGTAAAMLRRRGMTLPDLADDAAAGGPATGELQQRLVRDGVHLPDVRNTDPGDLARTASVTASSTQPSVGLSPQDHAPFEGLIGVPPRDRFDLDVTLGQHVWCSGRLDRVELCLDNDLAEPVQVPVRLVRVEGIWDNRKGGSEVLAEAALTAGPGASRWVAWDVDQQIAPGWLRIETVEPAPGVAWRAARGVLPGHFGVRHLSATHWRDVHGSFAFRLSPEQAAFEPAEVLSGTARPQASPSTWRSDPGRGLPQWLELTWPQEQRVGRVELTFPGTLLKDVHGTPPFYVEPQTARDYVVEADGVEVLRVTGNTSWRRSHELDRPVDARALRVLVLATNGDPAASLVEVRCYAL; encoded by the coding sequence GTGAGCAAGCGGATCGAGCAGTCGTTCGACGTGGTGGTCGCCGGTGGTGGGCTCGCGGGCGTGTGCGCAGCCATCGCCGCCGCGCGCGGTGGAGCCAAGACCTGCCTGGTGCACGAGCGGCCGGTGCTCGGAGGTGTCGCGTCGAGCGAGATGCGCGTGACCGTGCACGGGGCGGCGCACAACCACGCCTTCGCGCGCGAGACGGGCATCATCTCCGAGATGCTCAGCGAGGAGCGGCGCCGCAACCACGAGGACATCAACGAGAACGGCTGGACCAACTCGGTCTTCGACCAGGTGCTCTACGACTGGTGCCAGCGCGAGCCCAACCTGACCCTGCACCTGAACACGACCGTCCTGGCGGTACGGATGGAGGGCGGCGGTCAGGCCGAGGTGGAGCCGCACACCGAGCGCGGCTACTACCTGCGCGAGGCCTGCGCGCCCAGCCGGCGGATCGAGGCGCTGGTCGCCCGCACCCTGTCGGCCGAGGTCGAGCTCGTCCTGGAGGCGCCCCTGTTCGTGGACTGCACGGGCGACGCCGTCGTCGCCGACCGCGCCGGGTGCGAGTGGCGCATGGGCAGCGAGTCGCGGGACGAGCACGACGAGCCGCACGCCTCGGTGACGGCGTCGACGGCGACCATGGGGAGCTCGATCCACATCCGCGCCAAGGACGTCGGCCGCGACGCGCCCTTCACCGCGCCGCCGTGGGCGGTGCGCCACGACGACGCCTCGTACTTCTACGACCAGGGCCGCGTCCCCTCCGACCCGCGCGGCGGCTACTGGTGGATCGAGATCGGCGTGCCGTGGCACACGATCTTCGACAACGAGACGATCCGCCACGAGCTCACGCGGCACGCGCTGGGTGTCTGGGACTGGATGAAGAACCGGGACCCGCTGACGATGGAGCGCTGCCGCACGTACGCGCTCGACTTCGTCGGGCAGGTGCCGGGCAAGCGCGAGAGCCGCCGGGTGCGCGGCCGCCACTGGATCGTCGAGAGCGACCTGCAGGAGCGGCGCAGCTTCCCCGACGCCGTGGCGCACGGCGGTTGGGGCGTCGACCTGCACACGCCCGGCGGCCTGCTCGCCGCGACGTCCGAGCCTGCGGCGGCCGAGAACTACCGGGAGGACTCGAGGTACGCCGGCAAGACCTACCTCAAGCCGTACGGGATCCCGCTGCGCGCCCTGATGGCCCGCGACGTCGACAACCTCTTCCTCGCCGGCCGGTGCATCTCCACCACCCGTGCGGCGCTCGGCTCCGTGCGCGTCATGGGCACCACCGCGGTCATGGGTCAGGCGGTGGGGACCGCCGCCGCGATGCTCCGGCGGCGCGGCATGACCCTGCCCGACCTGGCCGACGACGCGGCCGCGGGTGGTCCGGCGACCGGTGAGCTGCAGCAGCGGCTGGTGCGCGACGGCGTCCACCTGCCCGACGTGCGCAACACCGACCCCGGGGACCTGGCCCGCACGGCGAGCGTCACCGCCTCGTCGACCCAGCCGTCGGTCGGCCTGTCGCCGCAGGACCACGCGCCGTTCGAGGGCTTGATCGGTGTGCCGCCCCGCGACCGCTTCGACCTGGACGTCACGCTGGGCCAGCACGTGTGGTGCAGCGGACGGCTGGACCGCGTCGAGCTGTGCCTGGACAACGACCTGGCCGAGCCGGTGCAGGTGCCCGTGCGCCTCGTGCGCGTCGAGGGCATCTGGGACAACCGCAAGGGAGGCTCCGAGGTGCTCGCCGAGGCCGCACTCACCGCGGGGCCCGGTGCGAGTCGGTGGGTGGCGTGGGACGTCGACCAGCAGATCGCGCCGGGCTGGCTGCGGATCGAGACGGTCGAGCCCGCCCCCGGGGTGGCCTGGCGCGCGGCGCGCGGGGTGCTGCCGGGGCACTTCGGTGTCCGGCACCTGTCCGCCACCCACTGGCGTGACGTGCACGGCTCGTTCGCCTTCCGGCTGTCCCCGGAGCAGGCGGCGTTCGAGCCCGCCGAGGTGCTGTCGGGGACCGCCCGGCCGCAGGCGAGCCCCAGCACGTGGCGCAGCGACCCCGGCCGCGGTCTGCCGCAGTGGCTCGAGCTCACCTGGCCGCAGGAGCAGCGTGTCGGCCGCGTCGAGCTCACCTTCCCCGGCACGCTGCTCAAGGACGTCCATGGCACTCCGCCGTTCTACGTCGAGCCCCAGACCGCCCGGGACTACGTCGTCGAGGCCGACGGCGTCGAGGTCCTGCGGGTCACGGGGAACACGTCGTGGCGGCGCAGCCACGAGCTGGACCGACCGGTGGACGCCCGGGCGCTGCGCGTGCTGGTCCTGGCTACGAACGGCGACCCGGCGGCCTCGTTGGTCGAGGTGCGCTGCTATGCGCTCTGA
- a CDS encoding ABC transporter substrate-binding protein, with translation MSMNRWRWAAPVAVLSMGLLAACGNGDDPAPADAESSGPAEPVTIEYWSGLQGTDVLVDEWNAANPDIQVSLSTSDGSWGEQFAKLMAAQQAGDAPCMMLMPYDYIPSLLVADALIPVTEAVAEYESDYLESTWELVNYAGETYGVPSGSGPMAMYYRADKFAELGIEVPTTWAEFEEAARTVTQKAPGTYLIGLGGDSHTDFVSLVGQKSSPWFEIADDSWQVNVTNPDSEDVAEFWQGLRDEGLLNTTNRWDPTFYNDLSEGRQLAVVGGAWQAPLLAANVSGGAGEWAIAPLPNWTEGEVASSTNGGGAQLALKGCEHPAEAMKFANWLTTDMDAILSLKSFPAMKTDKMTTPDDVKAFFGGAEVNQELSNYAQTMRPWRYSPTWTEGMTLLGDSMAAFKDGTGTLSDLLAALQAQQVESMEAKGISVTEP, from the coding sequence ATGAGCATGAATCGGTGGCGGTGGGCGGCCCCGGTCGCCGTTCTGTCGATGGGCCTGCTTGCGGCCTGCGGCAACGGAGACGACCCGGCCCCGGCGGATGCGGAGTCGTCCGGCCCGGCTGAGCCCGTGACGATCGAGTACTGGTCCGGCCTGCAGGGCACGGACGTCCTGGTCGACGAGTGGAACGCCGCGAACCCCGACATCCAGGTGAGCCTGTCCACCTCGGACGGGTCCTGGGGCGAGCAGTTCGCCAAGCTGATGGCGGCGCAGCAGGCCGGCGATGCGCCGTGCATGATGCTGATGCCGTACGACTACATCCCGTCGCTGCTCGTCGCCGACGCGCTCATCCCGGTCACCGAGGCCGTCGCCGAGTACGAGAGCGACTACCTGGAGAGCACCTGGGAACTCGTCAACTACGCGGGCGAGACGTACGGCGTGCCCTCGGGCAGCGGCCCCATGGCGATGTACTACCGCGCCGACAAGTTCGCGGAGCTCGGCATCGAGGTCCCGACCACGTGGGCCGAGTTCGAGGAGGCGGCGCGCACGGTCACGCAGAAGGCGCCCGGCACCTACCTGATCGGGCTCGGCGGCGACTCGCACACCGACTTCGTCTCGCTCGTCGGCCAGAAGTCGAGCCCGTGGTTCGAGATCGCGGACGACTCGTGGCAGGTGAACGTCACCAACCCCGACTCCGAGGACGTCGCCGAGTTCTGGCAGGGCCTGCGCGACGAGGGTCTGCTCAACACGACGAACCGGTGGGACCCGACCTTCTACAACGACCTGAGCGAAGGTCGCCAGCTCGCCGTGGTCGGTGGCGCCTGGCAGGCCCCGCTGCTGGCGGCGAACGTCTCCGGCGGCGCCGGCGAGTGGGCCATTGCACCCCTGCCGAACTGGACCGAGGGTGAGGTCGCGTCCTCCACGAACGGGGGCGGCGCCCAGCTCGCCCTGAAGGGGTGCGAGCACCCCGCCGAGGCGATGAAGTTCGCCAACTGGCTCACCACGGACATGGACGCGATCCTCAGCCTGAAGAGCTTCCCGGCCATGAAGACCGACAAGATGACGACGCCGGACGACGTCAAGGCCTTCTTCGGGGGCGCCGAGGTCAACCAGGAGCTCTCCAACTACGCGCAGACGATGCGCCCGTGGCGGTACTCGCCCACGTGGACCGAGGGGATGACCCTGCTGGGTGACTCCATGGCCGCGTTCAAGGACGGGACCGGGACGCTGAGCGACCTGCTCGCGGCGCTGCAGGCGCAGCAGGTCGAGTCCATGGAAGCCAAGGGAATCTCGGTCACCGAGCCGTGA
- a CDS encoding acetylxylan esterase, with protein sequence MDPTYGYTLETLLEVGGPPPPPDFADFWTGLYREARSVEPAAIMRPSQAFAMPGFDLYDVGLSSLGGIRLGGWLAVPADGRVERGLVMSHGYGGRIAPEPAVPVERAAVLFPCARGMGDRSRIGSIPDTAEEHVLHGIVSRDTYVHGGCAADVWAAVGALCELVPEAAARVDYLGGSFGGGIGALAAPWDERIAAVCLSVPSFGNHPLRVTLPCTGSGEAVRRHVTHHPEALDTLRYFDAATAATFMRAPTHVGLALADPAVPPPGQFAVYNALSGPRESFIRTAGHMDYPGMADEAAALLAAQRAFLDRV encoded by the coding sequence ATGGACCCCACCTACGGCTACACGCTGGAGACGCTCCTCGAGGTGGGCGGCCCGCCCCCGCCCCCCGACTTCGCCGACTTCTGGACCGGCCTGTACCGGGAGGCGCGGTCGGTGGAGCCGGCCGCGATCATGCGGCCGAGCCAGGCGTTCGCGATGCCCGGCTTCGACCTGTACGACGTCGGGCTCTCCTCGCTCGGCGGGATCCGGCTCGGCGGGTGGCTCGCCGTGCCGGCCGACGGGCGCGTCGAGCGCGGCCTGGTGATGAGCCACGGGTACGGCGGCCGGATCGCGCCCGAGCCGGCCGTCCCCGTCGAGCGTGCGGCGGTCCTGTTCCCCTGCGCGCGGGGCATGGGCGACCGGAGCCGCATCGGGTCGATCCCGGACACCGCCGAGGAGCACGTGCTGCACGGCATCGTCAGCCGGGACACCTACGTGCACGGTGGCTGCGCGGCCGACGTGTGGGCCGCGGTGGGTGCGCTGTGCGAGCTGGTGCCCGAGGCGGCCGCGCGCGTCGACTACCTGGGCGGGAGCTTCGGCGGTGGGATCGGCGCCCTGGCCGCGCCCTGGGACGAACGCATCGCGGCCGTGTGCCTGTCGGTCCCGAGCTTCGGCAACCACCCGCTGCGCGTCACGCTGCCGTGCACGGGCTCCGGCGAGGCCGTCCGCCGGCACGTGACCCACCACCCTGAGGCGCTCGACACGCTGCGGTACTTCGACGCCGCGACGGCCGCGACCTTCATGCGGGCGCCGACGCACGTCGGCCTCGCGCTCGCCGACCCGGCGGTGCCCCCGCCCGGGCAGTTCGCCGTCTACAACGCCCTGAGCGGGCCCCGGGAGAGCTTCATCCGGACCGCCGGCCACATGGACTACCCGGGGATGGCGGACGAGGCGGCCGCGCTGCTGGCCGCGCAGCGCGCGTTCCTCGATCGCGTCTGA
- a CDS encoding carbohydrate ABC transporter permease — MRGPGWSSRVVVNGALALTAIYFLFPVWWLLVSATKSNPDLFSSNGFWFADMNLVENVKAVFSRDGGLYPRWFANSVGYGIAAALGATITSGACGYALAKFRFRGDRLLFGGVIAGLLIPGALLTVPLYLVAASVGLTNTIWAIIIPSFVSPFGVFLCRVYAEGAVPDEIIESARMDGASELRIFAQITGRIMAPALATVGLFSFVGAWNGFMLPLIMLTDKTLYPVTLGLYAWQADKGQATYNLILAGSLVMVVPLIIGFLLMQRFWRTGLTLGAVKG; from the coding sequence ATGCGTGGACCCGGATGGAGCAGCCGCGTCGTCGTCAACGGCGCGCTCGCGCTCACGGCCATCTACTTCCTGTTCCCCGTCTGGTGGCTGCTGGTCTCCGCCACCAAGTCGAACCCCGACCTGTTCTCCTCGAACGGGTTCTGGTTCGCGGACATGAACCTGGTCGAGAACGTCAAGGCGGTCTTCAGCCGCGACGGGGGCCTGTACCCACGCTGGTTCGCCAACTCGGTCGGCTACGGGATCGCCGCGGCCCTGGGCGCGACGATCACGTCGGGCGCCTGCGGCTACGCGCTGGCCAAGTTCCGGTTCCGCGGCGACCGGCTGCTGTTCGGCGGCGTGATCGCCGGGCTCCTGATCCCCGGGGCGCTGCTCACCGTGCCGCTGTACCTGGTGGCCGCGTCCGTCGGGCTGACCAACACGATCTGGGCGATCATCATCCCCTCGTTCGTGAGCCCGTTCGGGGTGTTCCTCTGCCGGGTCTACGCCGAGGGTGCAGTGCCGGACGAGATCATCGAGTCGGCCCGGATGGACGGCGCCAGCGAGCTGCGGATCTTCGCGCAGATCACGGGGCGGATCATGGCCCCGGCGCTCGCGACGGTGGGGCTCTTCAGCTTCGTCGGCGCCTGGAACGGGTTCATGCTCCCGCTGATCATGCTGACCGACAAGACGCTCTACCCCGTCACGCTCGGGCTGTACGCGTGGCAGGCAGACAAGGGCCAGGCGACCTACAACCTGATCCTCGCCGGGTCGCTGGTGATGGTGGTCCCGCTGATCATCGGCTTCCTGCTCATGCAGCGGTTCTGGCGCACGGGGCTGACCCTCGGGGCGGTCAAGGGGTGA
- a CDS encoding GAP family protein codes for MDWSRVVAGAALIVLGVRKWVARPRRGEAVETPAWMALLEDASTGRALGLGLLLSGANPKNIVLIGSAMAAAIETGAHDGDLALAAAVFVVIGSSTVVGAVLAHTFGGAGAAAATALDQTRSRNARCAASSAAASSAIPG; via the coding sequence GTGGACTGGTCGCGTGTCGTCGCCGGTGCGGCGCTGATCGTGCTGGGCGTGCGCAAGTGGGTCGCGCGGCCGCGTCGGGGTGAGGCCGTCGAGACACCGGCGTGGATGGCCTTGCTGGAGGACGCGTCGACCGGTCGGGCGCTCGGGCTCGGGCTCCTGCTGTCCGGGGCCAACCCCAAGAACATCGTCCTGATCGGCTCCGCCATGGCGGCCGCCATCGAGACCGGTGCGCACGACGGCGACCTCGCGCTGGCGGCGGCGGTGTTCGTCGTGATCGGGTCGTCGACGGTCGTCGGCGCGGTGCTCGCGCACACGTTCGGCGGCGCGGGGGCCGCCGCGGCGACCGCGCTCGATCAGACGCGATCGAGGAACGCGCGCTGCGCGGCCAGCAGCGCGGCCGCCTCGTCCGCCATCCCCGGGTAG
- a CDS encoding beta-galactosidase: MIWYGCDYNPEQWDAATVEQDVRLMAEAGVNLVTLAVFAWAELEPRPEQFELAWLDDLIGRLDDAGIAVDLATGTASTPTWLGDLDDDLGSVDRWGRRRAGGARGHHCPSSPAYQLAALRLTAALAERYANDPRVVMWHSGNEYGGPEACYCERCGAGFIVWLKRRYDDLDALNAAWGTAFWSLRLGRWEHVEPPRATSDLHNPAQALDWNRFRSDLLLEQFTAERDLIKAVNPDARVMTNFMGLFPELDYWSWAREEDLVTDDTYPDPNDPRGAQDNALHLDLMRSLGEGKPFLVLEQAVGAVQWRDLNTPKRPGQFRLWSLQAVARGAQGVCQFQWRASVRGAETFHSAMVGHAGPTGPRWDEVVRLGAELETLDLTNDERVHADVAILLDWNSSWARRAAHTPDDAAPDAELRRWHAAFFELGIPTDFVSVDSDLSGYRVLVLPSHFLVSRATAERIERFVDQGGHVVGTYLTGVVDDTQGVHAGGYPGPLGELFGVRVLEHWPLPTATASPVPGVARISGAVRAPFPGPVESHWGTLGYARFAELVEARGGDALATFVDGDLAGAPAVVARRHGAGRATYLAVSLEEESLLAVAGALAADAGVRPTVLDLPAGVEAVRRGDRLFLLNHGDEIRVVGLGTLSAADPEVTEVRVGPRDVRVVGLVPH; the protein is encoded by the coding sequence GTGATCTGGTACGGCTGCGACTACAACCCCGAGCAGTGGGACGCCGCGACGGTCGAGCAGGACGTCCGGCTCATGGCGGAGGCCGGCGTCAACCTGGTCACGCTCGCGGTGTTCGCGTGGGCGGAGCTCGAGCCGCGTCCCGAGCAGTTCGAGCTCGCGTGGCTCGACGACCTCATCGGTCGGCTCGACGACGCCGGCATCGCCGTCGACCTGGCGACCGGCACCGCGTCCACCCCCACGTGGCTCGGTGACCTGGACGACGATCTCGGGTCGGTGGACCGCTGGGGCCGTCGACGGGCCGGCGGGGCCCGTGGGCACCACTGCCCCAGCTCGCCGGCCTACCAGCTGGCCGCCCTGCGGCTGACGGCCGCGCTCGCGGAGAGGTACGCGAACGACCCCCGGGTCGTCATGTGGCACTCCGGCAACGAGTACGGCGGGCCGGAGGCCTGCTACTGCGAGCGGTGCGGCGCGGGCTTCATCGTGTGGCTGAAGCGCCGGTACGACGACCTCGACGCACTCAACGCGGCGTGGGGCACCGCCTTCTGGTCACTGCGGCTCGGGCGGTGGGAGCACGTCGAGCCACCGCGCGCGACGTCCGACCTGCACAACCCGGCGCAGGCGCTCGACTGGAACCGGTTCCGGTCGGACCTGCTGCTCGAGCAGTTCACGGCCGAGCGCGACCTGATCAAGGCCGTGAACCCCGACGCCCGCGTGATGACCAACTTCATGGGCCTGTTCCCCGAGCTCGACTACTGGTCGTGGGCGCGGGAGGAGGACCTGGTCACGGACGACACCTACCCGGATCCGAACGACCCGCGCGGCGCGCAGGACAACGCGCTGCACCTGGACCTCATGCGGTCGCTGGGTGAGGGCAAACCGTTCCTCGTGCTGGAGCAGGCGGTCGGAGCGGTCCAGTGGCGGGACCTGAACACCCCGAAGCGGCCCGGTCAGTTCCGGTTGTGGTCGCTGCAGGCGGTCGCCCGCGGCGCCCAGGGCGTGTGCCAGTTCCAGTGGCGGGCCTCGGTCCGCGGCGCGGAGACGTTCCACTCGGCGATGGTCGGCCACGCCGGTCCCACGGGTCCGCGCTGGGACGAGGTCGTCCGCCTGGGCGCCGAGCTGGAGACGCTCGACCTCACGAATGACGAGCGCGTGCACGCGGACGTCGCGATCCTGCTCGACTGGAACAGCTCCTGGGCTCGCCGCGCCGCGCACACGCCCGACGACGCCGCCCCCGACGCGGAGCTGCGCCGTTGGCACGCCGCGTTCTTCGAGCTCGGCATCCCGACGGACTTCGTCTCCGTGGACAGCGACCTGTCCGGGTACCGCGTACTGGTGCTGCCGAGCCACTTCCTGGTCTCCCGGGCGACCGCGGAGCGGATCGAGCGGTTCGTCGACCAGGGTGGGCACGTCGTCGGGACGTACCTGACCGGCGTGGTCGACGACACCCAGGGTGTGCACGCCGGCGGCTACCCCGGCCCGCTCGGCGAGCTGTTCGGCGTGCGGGTCCTCGAGCACTGGCCGCTGCCCACGGCGACCGCGAGCCCGGTCCCCGGCGTGGCCCGCATCTCCGGCGCCGTCCGCGCGCCGTTCCCCGGACCGGTGGAGTCGCACTGGGGAACGCTGGGCTACGCCCGGTTCGCCGAGCTCGTCGAGGCGCGCGGGGGCGACGCGCTGGCGACATTCGTCGACGGTGACCTGGCCGGTGCCCCGGCCGTGGTCGCCCGCCGGCACGGAGCGGGCCGCGCGACGTACCTCGCCGTCTCCCTCGAGGAGGAGTCGCTGCTTGCCGTGGCGGGGGCGCTCGCCGCCGACGCGGGGGTGCGCCCGACGGTCCTCGACCTGCCCGCGGGCGTCGAGGCCGTGCGCCGTGGTGACCGCCTGTTCCTGCTCAACCACGGCGACGAGATCCGGGTGGTCGGCCTGGGCACGCTCTCGGCCGCCGATCCCGAGGTCACCGAGGTGCGTGTCGGGCCGCGTGACGTCCGGGTGGTCGGGCTGGTGCCCCACTGA
- a CDS encoding carbohydrate ABC transporter permease has protein sequence MSRRHPGGAATRRSRPTLALSVMVGPFVVLFFAVYLIPLAYSLVRSLFKKQSSGLGIGPSTDVFVGLDNYAEVVTSSTFWAGIARVFSYGLIQIPVMLVLAMGIALLIDSEAARARGFYRLATFLPYAIPGIVASLLWAYLYVPQLSPVVQLLQSWDLSIDLLGNRVVLFSIANIAIWSWAGYNMIIYSSSLQSIPREIIEAARVDGASEWTLAMRIKAPLIKGPIALTALLSTIGSIQLFSEPIVLRTVTTAVGAEWTPMMLAYNATFAANNFELGSAVSVVIALIAGVLAVVYRKLSTRGSES, from the coding sequence GTGAGTCGCCGTCACCCGGGCGGGGCCGCCACGCGGCGGTCCCGCCCGACCCTTGCCCTGAGCGTGATGGTCGGCCCGTTCGTCGTCCTGTTCTTCGCCGTGTATCTCATCCCGCTCGCCTACTCGCTGGTCCGGAGCCTGTTCAAGAAGCAGTCGTCCGGGCTGGGCATCGGACCGTCGACGGACGTCTTCGTCGGCCTCGACAACTACGCCGAGGTGGTCACCTCGTCGACCTTCTGGGCGGGCATCGCGCGGGTCTTCTCCTACGGGCTCATCCAGATCCCCGTGATGCTCGTCCTGGCGATGGGCATCGCCCTGCTCATCGACTCCGAGGCGGCCCGCGCCCGCGGCTTCTACCGGCTCGCGACGTTCCTGCCCTACGCGATCCCCGGGATCGTGGCGTCGCTGCTGTGGGCGTACCTGTACGTCCCGCAGCTCAGCCCGGTGGTCCAGCTGCTGCAGTCGTGGGACCTGAGCATCGACCTGCTGGGCAACAGGGTGGTCCTGTTCTCGATCGCGAACATCGCCATCTGGTCGTGGGCCGGTTACAACATGATCATCTACAGCTCGTCGCTGCAGTCGATCCCGCGCGAGATCATCGAGGCCGCGCGGGTGGACGGCGCGAGCGAGTGGACGCTGGCGATGCGGATCAAGGCGCCGCTGATCAAGGGACCGATCGCGCTGACCGCCCTGCTGTCGACCATCGGGTCGATCCAGCTGTTCAGCGAGCCGATCGTCCTGCGCACCGTGACGACGGCCGTCGGCGCCGAGTGGACGCCCATGATGCTCGCCTACAACGCGACGTTTGCCGCCAACAACTTCGAGCTGGGATCCGCGGTCTCCGTCGTGATCGCGCTGATCGCCGGCGTGCTCGCCGTGGTCTACCGCAAGCTCTCGACCCGAGGAAGCGAGTCCTGA
- a CDS encoding IclR family transcriptional regulator produces the protein MLTTGLDILRIVAEAEAPLTATAIAQRVGLHVSSVSRTLAVLVRHGYLRKPTYHSFAADLGVLALAGQAVTRLPAVARTRPAIEALARETGMQATLAALHHDEVLYLHRSQAAETITGVAGGFPLHLSVVGLRLLLDVPAAEATAALERAERRYGWERPTPATPANPAECLAQAGRRLRDGMLRIDAWDAPGILGVAVRVDVAGHAPLAVALVGPMPDDADAFARTHLDRGAAAVRTALEEQM, from the coding sequence GTGCTCACGACCGGACTCGACATCCTGCGCATCGTCGCCGAGGCCGAGGCGCCGCTGACGGCGACGGCCATCGCCCAGCGCGTCGGGCTGCACGTCTCCAGCGTCTCCCGCACGCTCGCGGTGCTCGTCCGGCACGGCTACCTGCGCAAGCCGACCTACCACTCGTTCGCCGCCGACCTCGGCGTCCTGGCGCTGGCCGGCCAGGCCGTCACGCGGCTGCCCGCCGTGGCGCGCACGCGGCCGGCGATCGAGGCGCTCGCACGCGAGACCGGGATGCAGGCCACGCTCGCGGCCCTGCACCACGACGAGGTCCTCTACCTGCACCGCAGCCAGGCCGCCGAGACCATCACGGGCGTGGCCGGCGGGTTCCCGCTGCACCTCTCCGTGGTCGGCCTGCGGCTCCTGCTCGACGTCCCGGCCGCCGAGGCGACCGCCGCGCTGGAACGCGCCGAGCGGCGGTACGGCTGGGAGCGGCCGACCCCGGCCACCCCCGCGAACCCGGCCGAGTGCCTCGCGCAGGCGGGCCGGCGGCTGCGCGACGGGATGCTGCGCATCGACGCCTGGGACGCGCCGGGCATCCTCGGCGTCGCGGTGCGCGTCGACGTCGCCGGGCATGCGCCGCTGGCGGTCGCGCTCGTCGGGCCCATGCCGGACGACGCCGACGCATTCGCCCGGACCCACCTCGACCGCGGCGCCGCCGCTGTTCGGACAGCCCTTGAGGAGCAGATGTGA
- a CDS encoding glycoside hydrolase 5 family protein, giving the protein MADSCRFGVNYVPSKDWLYGWVDWDASSIQRDLEAIASLGFDHVRVQCLWPYFQPNRTFVSPAMLARLGELTDIAARSGLDVVVCVLNGWMSGTYFRPAWQGESRSVFGDSDTLEAERALITAVAGALRTKGNVLGLDVANEPNAMASFVGNDVSRQQGDAWLTDMLAHCDLVMPGGFHTVGVDHVPWLRDDGPFSREVLGTTGAASTVHSWVYFTGALERYGVDGTGALHLARYLVEVARAYGTSRERPVWLQEIGVSSQWVPAADLPAFAASMLVNALAAQPWGITWWCSHDIDRSLAGFDELEYDLGLLTVDNEVKPAGAAIAAAIAAYRRGEVARPGDGTRVPLVVPAGQVPDLAFADRYFALVAAGQDPLIVREEDTVGAPVGSTAVRELVGD; this is encoded by the coding sequence ATGGCCGACAGCTGCCGGTTCGGCGTCAACTACGTACCGTCCAAGGACTGGCTCTACGGCTGGGTCGACTGGGACGCGAGCTCGATCCAGCGCGACCTCGAGGCGATCGCGTCGCTCGGCTTCGACCACGTCCGGGTGCAGTGCCTCTGGCCGTACTTCCAGCCGAACCGCACGTTCGTCAGCCCGGCGATGCTCGCCCGGCTGGGGGAGCTGACCGACATCGCCGCCCGGTCCGGGCTCGACGTGGTGGTCTGCGTCCTGAACGGCTGGATGTCCGGGACGTACTTCCGCCCCGCGTGGCAGGGAGAGTCCCGCAGCGTCTTCGGCGACAGCGACACGCTCGAGGCGGAGCGCGCGCTGATCACGGCCGTGGCAGGAGCCCTGCGGACCAAGGGCAACGTCCTGGGCCTCGACGTCGCCAACGAGCCCAACGCGATGGCGTCGTTCGTGGGCAACGACGTCTCGCGGCAGCAGGGCGACGCGTGGTTGACGGACATGCTTGCCCACTGCGACCTCGTCATGCCCGGTGGCTTCCACACCGTCGGCGTCGACCACGTGCCGTGGCTGCGCGACGACGGCCCGTTCAGCCGTGAGGTGCTCGGGACGACCGGAGCCGCGTCCACCGTCCACTCGTGGGTCTACTTCACGGGTGCGCTCGAGCGGTACGGCGTGGACGGGACCGGTGCGCTGCACCTGGCGCGCTACCTCGTCGAGGTCGCCCGGGCGTACGGGACGTCGCGGGAGCGGCCGGTCTGGCTGCAGGAGATCGGGGTCTCGTCGCAGTGGGTACCTGCGGCGGACCTGCCGGCGTTCGCCGCGTCGATGCTGGTCAACGCACTGGCGGCACAGCCGTGGGGGATCACCTGGTGGTGCTCGCACGACATCGACCGCTCGCTGGCGGGGTTCGACGAGCTGGAGTACGACCTCGGCCTGCTCACGGTGGACAACGAGGTCAAGCCCGCGGGCGCGGCTATCGCCGCCGCGATCGCGGCGTACCGCCGGGGAGAGGTAGCCCGGCCCGGTGACGGGACCCGCGTGCCCCTCGTGGTGCCGGCCGGGCAGGTTCCCGATCTCGCGTTCGCCGACCGCTACTTCGCGCTCGTCGCCGCGGGCCAGGACCCGCTGATCGTGCGCGAGGAGGACACCGTGGGCGCGCCGGTCGGCTCGACCGCCGTGCGGGAGCTCGTCGGCGACTGA